A window of Silurus meridionalis isolate SWU-2019-XX chromosome 4, ASM1480568v1, whole genome shotgun sequence contains these coding sequences:
- the LOC124383818 gene encoding myosin-IIIa, with amino-acid sequence MKSSSDEPDDMDDMAALEVLDENTVTEHLQKRYANEQIYTYVGDILIAVNPFHEINLYTPEHSKMYIGAKRPVNPPHIFAIADVAYQSMVSSNADQVTQKTLKTIIQLQEVLAEIMRLYFQDRVIFP; translated from the exons ATGAAGTCTTCGAGTGACGAACCTGATGACATGGATGATATGGCAGCGCTGGAAGTGCTTGATGAA AACACAGTGACAGAGCATCTGCAGAAGCGCTACGCCAACGAGCAGATCTACACGTATGTGGGAGACATCCTTATCGCAGTCAACCCCTTCCACGAGATCAATCTCTACACtcctgag CACTCAAAGATGTATATCGGTGCCAAGCGTCCGGTGAATCCTCCGCACATATTTGCCATCGCTGACGTTGCCTACCAGTCCATGGTGTCCTCCAACGCTGACCAGGTGACTCAAAAAACTCTAAAAACAATAATTCAACTGCAAGAGGTGCTTGCTGAGATCATGAGATTATACTTCCAGGATCGAGTGATTTTTCCATGA